A genomic stretch from Thauera sp. GDN1 includes:
- the glnA gene encoding type I glutamate--ammonia ligase — MNAQDVMKMIQENEVRFVDLRFTDIRGKEHHVGLPVSAFEEEHFEHGHPFDGSSLAGWKGIQASDMILMPEPSSAYIDPFFDETTLVITCDVIEPSDGKGYDRDPRSIAKRAEAYLKSTGIGDTAYFGPEPEFFIFDSVEWSVDMSGVYSKIISEEAAWSTADKFEGGNTGHRPRVKGGYFPVPPVDSLNDVRAAMVLALEACGVPVEVHHHEVANAGQCEIGTRFSTLTQRADWTQVLKYIVHNVAHQYGKTATFMPKPIVGDNGSGMHVHQSIWKDGQNLFAGNGYAGLSETALYYIGGIIKHARALNAITNPGTNSYKRLVPHYEAPTKLAYSARNRSASIRIPYVANPKGRRIEARFPDPLANPYMCFAALMMAGLDGIQNKIHPGDPADKNLYDLPPEEDALIPTVCTSLEQALEYLDKDREFLTRGGVFSNDFIDAYIALKMEEVDRMRITTHPVEFDMYYSL; from the coding sequence CCTGCCGGTTTCCGCCTTCGAGGAAGAGCACTTCGAGCACGGCCACCCCTTCGACGGCTCCTCGCTGGCCGGCTGGAAGGGCATCCAGGCTTCGGACATGATCCTGATGCCGGAACCCTCGTCCGCCTACATCGACCCCTTCTTCGACGAGACCACGCTGGTCATCACCTGCGACGTCATCGAACCGTCGGACGGCAAGGGCTACGACCGCGACCCGCGCTCGATCGCCAAGCGCGCCGAGGCCTACCTGAAGAGCACCGGCATCGGCGACACGGCCTATTTCGGCCCGGAACCCGAGTTCTTCATCTTCGACTCGGTCGAGTGGTCGGTCGACATGTCGGGCGTCTATAGCAAGATCATCTCGGAAGAGGCCGCCTGGTCCACCGCCGACAAGTTCGAAGGCGGCAACACCGGCCACCGTCCGCGCGTCAAGGGCGGCTACTTCCCGGTGCCGCCGGTCGACAGCCTCAACGACGTGCGCGCCGCCATGGTGCTCGCGCTCGAGGCCTGCGGCGTGCCGGTCGAAGTCCACCACCACGAAGTGGCCAACGCCGGCCAGTGCGAGATCGGCACCCGCTTCAGCACGCTGACCCAGCGCGCCGACTGGACGCAGGTGCTCAAGTACATCGTGCACAACGTCGCCCACCAGTACGGCAAGACCGCCACCTTCATGCCCAAGCCCATCGTCGGCGACAACGGTTCCGGCATGCACGTGCACCAGTCGATCTGGAAGGACGGCCAGAACCTGTTCGCGGGCAACGGCTACGCCGGCCTGTCGGAGACCGCGCTGTACTACATCGGCGGCATCATCAAGCACGCCCGTGCGCTCAACGCGATCACCAACCCGGGCACCAACTCGTACAAGCGCCTGGTGCCGCACTACGAAGCCCCGACCAAGCTCGCCTACTCGGCGCGCAACCGTTCGGCCTCGATCCGCATCCCCTACGTCGCCAACCCGAAGGGCCGCCGCATCGAGGCGCGCTTCCCGGATCCCCTGGCCAACCCGTACATGTGCTTCGCCGCGCTGATGATGGCGGGCCTGGACGGCATTCAGAACAAGATCCACCCGGGCGACCCGGCCGACAAGAACCTGTACGACCTGCCGCCGGAAGAAGACGCGCTGATCCCGACCGTGTGCACCAGCCTCGAACAGGCGCTGGAGTACCTCGACAAGGATCGCGAGTTCCTGACCCGCGGCGGCGTGTTCTCCAACGACTTCATCGACGCCTACATCGCGCTGAAGATGGAAGAGGTGGATCGCATGCGCATCACCACCCACCCGGTGGAATTCGACATGTACTACAGCCTGTAA
- a CDS encoding DUF4124 domain-containing protein — MQLFRLLPLILLSGVAAPAYADIYKCTGADGRVTYTNDRSLGRGCVRLQSDQPVSSIPAPARRPGAAPAAPATGSSAAFPRVSPNDQRSRDDARRQVLESELATEEAALATAEKALAEQEAIRLGDERNYQKVLDRLQPFKDKVELHKRNIEALRREISGLR; from the coding sequence ATGCAACTGTTTCGACTCCTTCCGCTGATCCTGCTCTCCGGCGTGGCAGCGCCCGCATACGCAGACATCTACAAATGCACCGGCGCCGACGGACGGGTGACCTACACCAACGACCGCTCTCTCGGCCGCGGCTGCGTGCGCCTGCAGAGCGACCAGCCGGTGTCCTCGATCCCCGCACCGGCACGTCGGCCCGGCGCCGCACCGGCCGCCCCGGCGACCGGCTCCTCCGCCGCCTTCCCGCGAGTGAGCCCCAACGACCAGCGCAGCCGCGACGATGCACGTCGCCAGGTGCTGGAGAGCGAGCTGGCCACCGAGGAGGCGGCGCTCGCCACCGCCGAGAAGGCGCTCGCCGAGCAGGAGGCCATCCGCCTCGGCGACGAACGCAACTACCAGAAGGTGCTCGACCGCCTGCAGCCCTTCAAGGACAAGGTCGAGCTGCACAAGCGCAACATCGAAGCCCTGCGCCGGGAGATTTCCGGCCTGCGATGA